One part of the Streptomyces sp. AM 2-1-1 genome encodes these proteins:
- a CDS encoding DUF4232 domain-containing protein: MRTDRRSAVSLAVAAVAAVAAVAAVTVLAGGAGAGAVQAAPVTGAAPSACRPANHIAKITGADRTAGHRHYRVTLTAPRGYAPCELAGSPTGTRFLDHGSDSGVSPGRHGAQDAVTTFGPGRPVHFDIRVPSGASATSADEASFTLRAPDGEIPGTSFAEGALEVAPGTLIGPVQQGA, translated from the coding sequence ATGCGTACCGACCGACGGAGTGCCGTCTCTCTCGCCGTAGCCGCCGTAGCCGCCGTAGCCGCCGTAGCCGCCGTCACCGTGCTGGCGGGCGGTGCCGGCGCGGGAGCTGTGCAGGCCGCGCCCGTGACCGGGGCCGCACCCTCGGCCTGCCGCCCGGCCAACCACATCGCGAAGATCACCGGGGCGGACCGTACGGCGGGGCACCGTCACTACCGCGTGACCCTGACCGCCCCGCGCGGGTACGCGCCGTGCGAACTGGCCGGGTCGCCCACCGGCACGCGGTTCCTGGACCACGGCTCGGACAGCGGCGTCAGCCCTGGTCGTCACGGCGCTCAGGATGCCGTGACGACCTTCGGCCCGGGTCGGCCGGTGCACTTCGACATCCGGGTTCCCAGCGGTGCGAGCGCCACCTCGGCCGACGAGGCGTCGTTCACCCTCCGGGCTCCGGACGGGGAGATCCCCGGGACCTCCTTCGCCGAGGGCGCACTCGAGGTGGCCCCCGGCACCCTCATCGGCCCGGTCCAGCAGGGTGCCTGA
- a CDS encoding DUF389 domain-containing protein: MLHLRLIVPADRTEEVLSLLEGSVGTTHLAVLPGAARSPAGDLVLCDVAREAGDELIGGLRGLGIDRTGSITVENLDLTLSAHAEEAEEQAPGEGADAVLWEELTEVTHEESTFSITYVAFLTIATMLAAVGVMLDNAILIVGAMAVGPEFGPLAGVSTALVQRAPRLVARSLVALVGGFAAAMVMTAGFAWLMDACGLFTRAMVEGDRPNTAFIWQPDMMSFVVAFLAGVAGTLSLTSSKSAALIGVTISVTTVPAAANAAVAFSYSDYAQTIGSSQQLLANLGGITLAGTLTLLAQKALWARQLRRPAAGGVKPGRY; the protein is encoded by the coding sequence GTGTTGCATCTGCGTCTGATCGTCCCGGCCGACCGCACGGAGGAGGTGCTGAGCCTGCTGGAGGGCAGTGTCGGCACCACTCATCTCGCGGTACTGCCGGGCGCGGCCCGCTCCCCGGCCGGTGACCTGGTGCTGTGCGACGTCGCCCGGGAGGCGGGGGACGAGCTCATCGGCGGGCTGCGAGGGCTCGGCATCGACCGCACGGGCTCCATCACGGTGGAGAACCTGGATCTGACGCTCTCCGCGCACGCCGAAGAGGCGGAGGAGCAGGCTCCGGGCGAGGGTGCGGACGCCGTGCTGTGGGAGGAGCTGACGGAGGTCACCCACGAGGAGTCGACGTTCAGCATCACGTACGTGGCGTTCCTGACGATCGCCACGATGCTGGCGGCCGTCGGTGTCATGCTGGACAACGCGATCCTGATCGTCGGCGCCATGGCGGTGGGACCCGAGTTCGGCCCGTTGGCGGGGGTCTCCACCGCTCTGGTGCAACGGGCGCCGCGTCTGGTGGCCCGCTCGTTGGTGGCCCTGGTGGGCGGGTTCGCGGCGGCGATGGTGATGACGGCCGGGTTCGCGTGGCTGATGGACGCCTGCGGCCTGTTCACTCGGGCGATGGTCGAAGGTGACCGTCCCAACACCGCCTTCATCTGGCAGCCGGACATGATGTCGTTCGTGGTGGCGTTCCTGGCGGGCGTCGCCGGCACCCTGTCGCTGACCTCGTCGAAGTCGGCCGCGCTGATCGGGGTGACCATCTCGGTGACGACCGTCCCCGCAGCGGCCAACGCGGCGGTGGCGTTCAGCTACTCCGACTACGCGCAGACGATCGGGTCCTCGCAGCAACTCCTCGCCAACCTCGGCGGCATCACACTCGCCGGAACCCTCACCCTGCTCGCCCAGAAGGCTCTGTGGGCCCGCCAGTTGCGCCGACCCGCCGCCGGCGGGGTGAAACCGGGCCGGTACTGA
- a CDS encoding tetratricopeptide repeat protein — protein sequence MDQGYYEFGTAADRWNRAEMFFDAKEYLTAARILGGLVEEVPEQVAPRLLLARAYYHSARLGKAEAELRTVLERDPVEDYARLLLGRTLERQGRHEEAKPHLRMAAALNGDFPGADD from the coding sequence ATGGACCAGGGCTACTACGAGTTCGGCACGGCCGCCGACCGGTGGAACCGCGCGGAGATGTTCTTCGACGCCAAGGAGTACCTGACGGCGGCGCGCATCCTCGGTGGGCTCGTGGAGGAGGTTCCCGAGCAGGTGGCCCCGCGGCTGCTGCTCGCCCGGGCCTACTACCACTCGGCGCGGCTCGGGAAGGCCGAGGCGGAGCTGCGGACCGTGCTGGAGCGCGACCCCGTCGAGGACTACGCCCGGCTGCTCCTCGGACGCACGCTGGAGCGCCAGGGGCGGCACGAGGAGGCCAAGCCGCACCTGCGGATGGCCGCCGCGCTGAACGGCGATTTCCCCGGCGCCGACGACTGA
- a CDS encoding CbtA family protein gives MNSLSVRALLLRGMLAGLVAGAAALLVAYFLGESRVDAAIALEEAHSHVHSHDHHGGEELVSRTMQATGGLATGILVFGVAVGGIAALVFCYALGRIGAFGPRATAALVAGAALLSVYVVPFLKYPANPPAVGDPDTIGQRTGLFFLMVVLSVLLAVAAVIGGRRLAPRLGNWNATIAASAGYVVLIGLAYVFLPSFDEVGADFPASLLWEFRLSTLAVQATLWVSFGLVFGALTERLLLPSRERGAATRESAPRPAGVVG, from the coding sequence ATGAACTCCCTATCCGTTCGAGCGCTCCTGCTCCGCGGCATGCTCGCGGGCCTTGTCGCGGGCGCCGCGGCGCTCCTCGTCGCCTACTTCCTCGGTGAGTCGCGCGTGGACGCGGCCATCGCCCTGGAGGAGGCCCACAGCCACGTTCACAGCCACGACCACCACGGCGGTGAGGAGTTGGTCAGCCGCACGATGCAGGCCACCGGCGGTCTCGCCACCGGCATCCTCGTCTTCGGCGTCGCCGTCGGCGGCATCGCGGCACTCGTCTTCTGCTATGCCCTCGGCCGCATCGGCGCCTTCGGCCCCCGGGCCACCGCGGCCCTGGTCGCGGGGGCGGCGCTGCTCTCCGTGTACGTCGTACCGTTCCTCAAATATCCGGCCAACCCGCCGGCCGTGGGCGACCCGGACACCATCGGGCAACGTACCGGCCTGTTCTTCCTCATGGTGGTGCTCAGCGTGCTGCTCGCCGTCGCCGCCGTGATCGGCGGGAGGAGGCTCGCACCGCGCCTCGGCAACTGGAACGCGACGATCGCCGCGTCCGCCGGATACGTCGTGCTGATCGGGCTCGCCTATGTGTTCCTGCCGTCGTTCGACGAGGTGGGCGCGGACTTCCCGGCGAGCCTGCTCTGGGAGTTCCGGCTCTCCACCCTCGCCGTCCAGGCCACCCTCTGGGTGAGCTTCGGGCTGGTCTTCGGCGCCCTCACCGAACGGCTCCTCCTCCCCTCGCGGGAACGGGGCGCGGCCACCCGGGAGAGTGCTCCCCGGCCCGCCGGGGTGGTCGGCTGA
- a CDS encoding CbtB-domain containing protein, whose protein sequence is MAHTAAPATGVPAVTPLSLKAIAPWAVFFGVLMLVLLYFVGAEQGATSLISGEAVHEWLHDGRHLLGFPCH, encoded by the coding sequence ATGGCACATACTGCCGCACCCGCAACCGGCGTACCCGCCGTCACCCCCCTCTCGCTGAAGGCGATCGCCCCGTGGGCCGTCTTCTTCGGCGTTCTCATGCTCGTCCTGCTGTACTTCGTCGGCGCCGAGCAGGGAGCTACCTCGCTCATCTCCGGCGAGGCCGTGCACGAGTGGCTCCACGACGGCCGTCACCTCCTCGGCTTCCCCTGCCACTAG